CCTGAGACTCTGCCAGTATGATTTACTGGCATAAAACTAGTTAAATTTAAATTTCCAATTTCCACGTGGCTGCTTGCCAATGTTTCTTTGTCTTAGGAGCaattatttacatttacattttatCTTGATTCTTTTTAGCgacatttttatttacatagAGAATCCTTCAATGGATTACTACATTCTGGTCAGTTTTACCTAAGAAGTGCATTGGTGTCCTATAGTACAAAAACTTTCCTGATCCACTATTAACAAAATGACTCAATTTATACCAGGCACCACGTAAAACTCACATAAATGGAATACCCATGAAATGTCCAGTAAAAAGCTGCCCCTGTCTAAACTGCCAGTAGATACATGAGGTTCTATAGTTAATTTCCATTTATCAGCTAAGAATTTCTGACATCAGCGATACTCATTTCGTTGTTCCACGTCAGGACGCTGCCCGTggaggaaggaggagctgggacaaGAACTGGAAATATTTCCTTCACGTGGGAAGGTGCCCTGCTAAGAAACTGCTTATTGAACCTGCCAGCAGGCGTATAAGCTACATCAGAGGGAGTGCTCACACGTGTACTCCCAATAAAGGGGAGGACAAGGCGGTGAAAGTCAGAACTATTACAAGACAAATACAAATTGTTTTTAATCTCCAGgatactaaaatattttttgagagCTCCCAGTGtttgggagaggagggaggagggaaagaaaggagtAGGGGAGCAGTAAGCTCTGCTGAGACCTTTTTTATGGTTTCTGACACCTTTTGTGGGAAAATCAGTCTAGAAAAAAGCAAGAGAGGATTTTGAAACTAACAGAAAAGGACTTGCTAAAAGGTACTTTGCTCTGTAAAACTTCCCATGGGGCCTGAAAAAGCACCCTGAGCACGTCCTTAATCACACAGCTTTGCATATGAAATGCTGTTTGTTTCAGAGGCAGCTGTATATTTTTACCTGCGGGGTTATTCCTGTCAATTGTCCCCTGATTACTGATCTGTGAGAAGTTAGCGAAGGAGTCAGAGCTACCACAAAGATAGAAATACAGCTATTGAAGTTCACGGGATTTTTCCCATTCCTCCTCCTTACCCCAAAACTTTACCCTCTCACTGAACACTGccatatatattttttgtttggctcCCTAGTGGGCCACCTGAAAATCATCAGCACTCTGAGAAGAAAGCTGCTATGGTTTATTCAGAATTTCCTTAACCCCAATTGCTGCCGTGCATTACCATTTCCCAGAAAGGTGCATTGTTCTATCAGCACCCCTATCAAATTCAAGAGCCGAGCCGCGCTGTCGGGACGTGCAGCAGCTCAGATAGGCCGGGCTGTTGCAATCCTGTTGCAATCCTGCGCAGAAAACAGAACGTTAACACCGGCATGCTGCTCCCACGCCCTCCCCTCTCCGGGCTTCCCATTAGCTCCGTGACACCCTGCAAAGCACAGGATTTATTTACACAACACCACTCTAGAGACGGGCTGCGATATTGACAAGGCTTACGAAGAGTAAAGGTGTATTAAGCATCAACTGAGGATGAAAGAAATGCTTTGAGACAGCTTGATCGAgtttccagctgcagcacaaTTCCCTTttagccaggagctgctgggacaaACTGGGCAAGCTCGTGGCTTTCACAGAGAGCAGCGGCCGGCGCTCACACGCCGGTTCCACGAGGACTTCAATCCAGGATGTGTGGCGACACCCTGAAAAGAAGCGAATTCCTCTCTGGCCAGCCATTCAGGTTTTGGGCGGGCTGGATGGAGCGGGATGGAGCGTTTCCCAAGCCGctcccccagggcagtggcagCGGCAGGGAGGGACAGCGTGGGAGCCGGAAGGAGCGGGACGGGCTCTGTGTCAGCCCGGCCGAGCCCACGGCGCGCCCCACGTCACTCCCGCCCCGGCTGATTGCATCTGCTCCTCGCTTCTCCTTAAAAAGCATTGCTATGTGGAGAGCAGTTTACAGCGTGGCACAGGTGTAACAACGGGCGGGGAAGCTCAGGGGCAGATTTAGCGGGTGGGAGTGACCAAAAGTGCCCTAAGCTTCACCTCCGCACTCCTGTGTCCGTAGCACCCATCCGTCCATCCTGTTCCCTGAGGAGGGTATAGAGCAGAATTCCCGTGTTTCACGTGGTCATCTTGCCAAAGCACTGAGAAACAGGGCTGGTTCTTTAGGAAATGACCAGTGGGAAGGTGGAGATGTGCTGGTGGCTGTGACCAAAAGTGCCCTCAGCTTCACCTCTGCACTCCTCTGTCTGTAGcacccatccatccctcctGTTCCCTGAGGGGGGTATAGAAGAGAATTCCCGTGTTTCACGTGGTCATCTTGCCAAAGCACTGAGAAACAGGGCTGGTTCTTTAGGGAATGACCAGTGGGAAGGTGGAGAGGTGCTGGTGGCTGTGCCTCAGCATTCCCCTTCTGAGAAGCTCCAAGCTCTCATTCCTCCTACATGACCAACTCCAAACCACGGTCAGAGCCCCTCAAAGCAGAGACTCGGAatgtaaagaaaacaaaacaatcccCACAAAAAGCAAGCCCTTAACAACTGGAAGATATTTGGTCAAAAAGGTCGAAGAATGACCAAGAGTTAAACTGGAATAAATCTAAGTGCCAGTATATGCTCCACACAGTCCTGGGTCAGATTCAAAATGCATTACAAGGCTCATGAACCAATAAAAATGCCATTGATTGATATCCTAAAAGCAAATGGGGGCAGTAACAAATATTTTATACCAAGTTAATACTAGATCTTCTTCCAGATGAAAATCCATTGCTCCCCCATACCTATTCCTTACTTATAAAAATAGTTCAGCATTTATTCCCCTCAGATCTGCCTGCTTTACTAGGACTTCAGTCTCATTATGCCCATTTTACAAGGAGGGAGATCAAGCTAGAAAGATGCTGAAGGTGATTAGGGTCACTCAGTAGGGAGGCAAAAGCAGAGAAGAGTGCAATTCCTATTTGAGTTGACTCTCTTCTCCTGTTTTTCCTTGTTGGGTATTCAGGAAATAAGATTACTTTCCATTAAACTCACAAGGTTATATTAAAGAGgtgaataatttttttgctAAACTTTTAAAGTTTTCTTAGCTGTCTTGAAGGGAAATATATTCCACACCAGTACTGCTTAAGGGTTAGGTGAAAACTCTGCTGACCAATAACATAAATGTGAAATATACCCCTGCTCTTATTAATATTTATGTAATAATCCACAGCTGAAATTGGCTATCATTGAAGTGACCTCAGATCTCTGACATAAATGCCTATTTGAAGCACCTGGCAATGGGCTGGGAGCATCCACACCCAGAAGTGCCTTGTCTGGgcttgcagctctgccagccacaCACCTTTTCCTACACTGCTGCAGGAACTGGGAAACATCAGCACAAAACGTGCTTATGTAGAGCAAGGCTACGTTGTACCATTAACTCTTACAACACATGTGCTTCACCTCCCTCACATGATTTACCTGAGCCCACAGCCCTCTCCTCACTCCGCTGaaatctgtgctgcagctggtACCCAGCTCTCCAAACACCACACAGCACTTCTAGAATGGCTTGCTAGTTGcttcctattaaaaaaattaaaaagtaaaatttaaacCAATCAGTTTCATTTCACAGCCATCACAGCCTTTAGGCCTTTGCTTTAGCATTGTCCTTTTACTCTGAAAATTCTCAGAGTAAAATTGATCTTATGAACTTGTTTTTAACATATTCCAATGTTATGGCTTTTTATATGTTTCATAGGTTCTCAGTCCTGTGAGCTGAGCAACTCATCTGCCAAAGGCACTGTCAGCTGCTCATGGGCTTGTTCTAGCACACATGGGAACAGTGCTCCTGTTCCTGAGCCCATTGTAAAAACATGAAATCTTAGGTATGACCCTTATAATTCTGGGCTAAATTTCCCATCTCCTCTTCCCTCTGAAACAAGGGAACATAGAGATGCTGTAGTGCTGGCAGCTGCATACAATTTTGAGCACAGAACAGCAATTTTGAGAGGTTGAGCATCCTGGTTTGTGTCCTGAGGATCTGCTGTGGGTGAGGCTGGGCCATTCCCagcagtgaggggacagggctgcccagacagggaggagcagctgtgtcactgtgtgaTAGCTCAGCTGGGATCAGAGATCAGGTTGTTGTTTATTGATCAGATGGGACAGAGGAAGAGAAGCAGTTCAGCAGCACCTTCTCCAAACCAGAAACCTTGAACTCTGCCTGTGCTTCCAGGCACCATCCTTCCCAGGCCATGCCCTTTCCTGCCTACATTGCCTTCCTTGGCTCTTTGGCAACCCCAACTGCTCCCACACCATGACTCCAACACAAATGACTGTCATCCACGGTGAATGTTTCCATTTGAATTACGTGAGCAGGCCCTCTGTAAACTTCCCCACAGGCTCCACCACACTAATCCCTGGGAAGGAGCAACCTGCAGGACCTACTTTCACTGTTGAATGCTTTCTCTGTTTGTTGCTCCTCCTGTCAGAGCCATTACCCGAATTCAGACAGGTGTCCTTACatctgtcacccagcagccacCGCTGACATTCAGGACAGGAACTCTGTCTGTGTCCAAGCCTGAGCCCACggcacagagcaggaaagctctggctgctccctggaaatccctgagctctgggctgctTTTCACTGGGCAGTTCTGGCCTCATGCAGGCTCGCTTCCTCCCCTTCTCCTGTTGCAAGTACTGCTTTATCCCAGGTTGCCAGGAGCCTACTGTGCCAACAGCTGCTAAGACAGAGCAAGGTGTCAACTTTGGCAGGATGCCAGATtgtttattaattaaaaatttaagcAGTCTGTATTTGTCCTGAGACCCTAATCAAAACTGAGCTATTTTACCCAGGGCTCTGAATGGTTAAATCCAGTTATTCTGAGGCTTTCAGTCACAACTGGCAACTGCAAATAAATCCATTTTGTTGACACTACTGTCTGTTTATTGAAATACCCAAAGACCACAAAGCTAACTTCAGTTCTCCACGGCGAAACCCCACCTCAGTAATAGGGGAACATATGCACACTTCCAGCAGGATCTTTCCCCCTGAACACAGTAAATATCTTTTCAAAGGCATTCACCTGCCtccccagcactcagcatcaATATGCTTCTATTTGTATGGTACATttttcctgctgccagctcccaatGCCAAGCAGAGCCGTCTGCTTCCCATATGCCACCCGTCCTCCAGTGCCTCCTCTCCTGCTTACCTTCCCCCTCTGGCTCCCACTGGGGATCAACTGCTACTCTGCCAGCCTTCTTGGTGTGTAGAGGATTTTTCCAACTGCAAGCTCCACAGGATGGGAACTCTGCCCAACTCTCTATTTCCCGGAGCACCGGCTAAGCTGTGGTATAGAAATAATGAGCACAGAGACATTATTGGTGTGACATTTAGATTTGTAACATCCCAAACATCCTtctagaggaaggtgtccctgcccagggcaagGGGGTTGggacaagatgatctttaagttcccttccaaccccagccaTTGCAGGATTCTAAAAAGCACGGGAAGCAAGGCCCCAGGGCTCCTTTCAGACTCATCTCTAGACAATGTGGTTAACTTCTACTTGCTCAGGGTTTTgatcaaaaattaaaaaatacatacaagtgtttgaataaaaaaatacttatttgaaaaaatatttctgagcaCTGAAATCCTCTATAGCACAATAGTGAGAAATTTATTATAACTACTGAGTGAAGAGGTCATCCCATCTACTTTGGAGACAATCATATCACATCTTTCATTCAGATGTTGCTGCACATCAACACCCAGGGTTTGAATTGCTCAGGCAGCATTCCTAGGAAAATGGAAGATGTTTTTAGTGGTTCCTCCCTCACTTCTGCAGCCTTTCTGTGTGTTTACAGCACTGCTGTCCTGCCCCAGAGGTAACCCAACAGGTCTTGCAAAGCCTCCTAACTTTGCCCCACCTCCATCATTCACAGTCTTGTCTCTGTAACCTActcattttcccccattccacAAACTATTAGTTTCAAAGAAATCCAGAGATTAATTAAAATGATTGGTGGGATGAGTAGGTGAGGGGGACAGGCTAAAGGGCTTGACAAGAAGAAAGATGAAAAGGACTGAGTGCGTATGGCTTGGTTATGCGATGACTAATGGAGGGTGGAGGAGATGGACACGATATTCATTTACAAGTGCCTGTGGTTCTGAAGAGCATTTTTCATGTGCAAAATGAAGACTCACTCAAGACTGGCTGGGTTTTTCTAGAGTTTTGGTTCCAGGGTTGTCCATACAAGTCGTGAGCCCCACTCTTCCCCCAGCTTACgcattcccacctttcccctGTGTCCCCGCATGTattgatttgtttttatttcagccTCAATTCCTGGATCTCCACCTGGCCACAGAGTCCTGCAGGGAGCAAAGAGCAGGAGGAGAGGCCACGGAAGGCGGGGGTGGATGAGGTGGCAGCCCTGCCACGCCTGTGCTGCGCTGCAGACTTGGACCCACTTGAACCGAGGACGCAAACACGCCCTGAGGAACCGGCAAGGGACGGGAGCAGCAGAACCTGGAATGATTTCACTTCCACTTGGCCTAAGGAAACTGTTCCTTGTACCCTCTCACCTCCATCTTATTTACTGTGCCTTGATGGAGtaaataagagaaaaatattgTGCTTTCTGACTCTTCAAACTCTTGTCTCCCCCAGTTGGAGAAAATTGGTCTATAGTAATTCCTTAAGCAAGTGGAAAGCAGTGTGTGGaaatccaggaattcccaattttaTTCACTTTAAGATGTGAAGAAGGATATCACATTTGGAAAGAGTGAagtcctttttaaaaaaaaaaaaagacaaaaaatccatataataatttttaatacaaTAAAGATGTTATGGAAATTTAtctgaggagaaggaaaagcaaaatagTCGAACATGtctaaagaaaattatttattgaaatatttaatataaatacaTTAGATATAAATATCTAAtgtatattaaatatttcaataaacattgaaaatatttattgaaatatttaatatacatatttttccatatttatgtggaaaaaagcatttttttctgtgagtaCTGTTtccaatgtaaaaaaaaaaatcagaagctgacatttatccttttatttttttttccaaatgattTTGAAATACATCAAAAGCATTTGAGATgcagaaatgaaacaaaacaacaaacccatTTATTCCTGGACACCAAATATAATTTAGACGGATGTGGTGCGTGTAACAAATTTTAATTTGTCCCTGAAAAGCCATTTAATTATTCAGATTATCTGATTGCCTCACTCAGGCTTCTATTGATTGATTAGAGAAGTTTATAAATCAAAATGTGCATTACTGCTGCTCAAAGCATTGGCCTCTCAGAAACACAGGGCAGGCATTGGCAATTCCTAGCCACAAGTTTGTTTATTGAGCCATGTAAAAGGCTCTGGTTTGTACCTTGGTCAGGAAGTGTTCCTTCATCCCACTAAAGGAATATTTTCTTAAGGACGTCAGGAAAGGGGGAACAAAAGCCCAGAATTAATAGGTGTTTAATAAATCAGGGCATAGCCACCAGCTCCTTGGCTAATGGCCACGAAGGATCACTACCCATGGGCCCCACCTCTGGATCTGCTCCTCTCTGAAGGTCTCAGTGCTGAACTTGGGACTGAAATCTCAGCCAAGCCCTCCCTAAGGTCCCCAGTGAGGCAGGAAACCCCCTGGGAGCAGCCAAGAGCTCCTGTCTTTGATTTCAGCGCTCTCCTGCTCCCCACAACCTTCACAAGCACCTTGACTCTATTGCAGCCTGGACCAAATtccctgcagtgagcagcaaTTACTGTAATGAGTGTCCCCCAGAGCCACGGGCCTCAGCTCCTACACGTCCCCAGCAAACTGGAATGTCTGCTCCTGAAACCCCGCCTCTGCAAGGGGAAGGAAGTACACAGCTGAAATgggtggaggggaaaaaaaattaaattaaattaaattaatcccTCCAGCCCGATCCAACCCTCACTGAAGTTAATCAAAACCTTGCATTGATATCAGTGGGCTCCAAAGGCAGTTTTTCAGGTTATACAAATCTGTGATAGAGTGGTTTAAGTTATGCTGAGCGTGTTCCTCATAGTCTGAACTTTGCTTTCTAGGACAAAAGAAACATgcagaagaaaaccccaaaagataaaataaaacaacacaacCAATTAAATACACAACACTAATCAGAATAAACTTTATTAGTAGTATTTGTCTATACAGCAAATTAACTGCATGGCTCCCTATGTACCAGACACCAAAAACAACCTCCCCATTTTTAGCTTCATTTGGAAATATTTGAAatcttttatttcaaaataaaaaaaactccACACAATAAACGACTTCGAATTCAAGTCTTACATTTCTTCAGATTTTCTTCCTTGCCCTTTATAAACATGAAAACTGCGGGGTGACACAGAGGAGGTCATTTCTGGGCTATCTCCGGGGGGTGTAACACATCAAGGACGGCCACATCAGGTCCGACGAGATCCCCATCTCTGACaggggccaggagcagctccctagGGAGGCACACGAAGCCAGGGCTGCCCCCCAGGCACAAGTCATTTGCAGCTCTGGGATTTCCAGAGCCAGTGTAGATGCTCTGTGAATCACAGACCTTAAGTGATTTCTCTTCTGTGAATTCATCCAATCACGTTAAAACCCCTCagtccagccctgccagggagtTCCAGCGCTGAACCGCAGCTCTTTGGTTTATTCCGAACCTGCCAGATTCATTTGATGCCCTTGGCTCTGGGGCCAGAAGAGCCAGCCACTGCTCTCTATTTATCTTGCATGTAAACATTAAGAGGAATTAAACAACTGCTTTGAGTGCTCACTGCATTAATGAATTCCAGAGATTTTCTTATGCATGTGCAGTAACTCAGTGCTGCTTGGCTGAACAGCTGAAGTTTGAGTTACCTGCAGCCCAGAGAGATGCTGCACAGAGTGAGCCCCCACATCCAGTCCAAACTTTGTATTTTGTGCCACAAACCGTTAACACACTGCATGTATTATTTCCATCATTCCAGTTAACACCAGTGCCCACCATGTGGCCAAAGTCAGGTGGGAACACCAGGGAAAAACGCAGAAGGAAAACACCCCAACGACTTCCAAGAGGGGAGCTGGACCTTCGCTTTTCTTTCATAGCTGCTGATGTTTCTGTTTGCTTCGCTGCTCCTTCCTATACGGTAACTGGTAATTATGTTATTATATCCAGGAAAAAATAGAACTGGAGAATTTGAAAGTGTGTTTTCAAAACTGGACCTAAGTTTGTTAGCTTCACACATCTTGAGAAGGGATTGAAGCTGACAGACCAAGTTCTGCCCTGACAAAAAGCTGAACAGCAGGCAACAGCTTCGCGTTGGAAGCATAAGGAGCACTTGTTGCACTGCTCGCAGTCAAACACACCAGAACAGCCCTgcagtccctgtgccaccccgtATTGTCACCGTCTGTCCTCAAATACCTGGTGCACTTTATTGCAGAGGTAGGTGCCTGGCAgcgatcccaaatcccccccactATCCCGAGAGAAGGGTGTGTGCGGGGCCAGGTAAGGAGAGCGGGTCCCTGTTATCAGCGCTCTGCCCCGGAACGCCGCTCGCACGGAGCGGCTCCAGCGGAGCAGACAGCTCCCATCTGTTGCTCCGAGGGGAACATGCCAGCAGAGACTTTTCTGCTCCGCCGCGATCCTTCGGCTCCAGCGCTTATTTTCCCTTCCGACTAACCTGCAATTCCACAGCAATACTGGGACACTGTCTAAAATTAGGCCgtcgctgtcccctccccttggAGGACAAGTTCAGAGAAACCCATCCGCAACCCGACTTTTTCCTGTCGGGTTTTATTCCCCTCCGTGTTCTCCCGGTTATTCCCGAGGCCGGGAATTGCCGTCCCGGCTCTCGGTAGAGGCAGAGCCGTGCCGGGGGCCGGAGGCGCGGGGGCGAACGCGAACACCCACAGACGAAACCCGCGGCTCCCGCGGGGCTGGGCGGGCGAGCGGGGACTCCAGCGGCCCCGCGGGGGCTCAGCCcggggcggggagcgcggggTGCCCCCGGTGCCGCCCCCGGCGCTGCCTGGaagcggcgggggcggcgggacGGGGAAACCACGTGGGGCTCCCCGGGAGCGCCACCTGAAGGGCCGAACCAGCGCCGGGGAAGGGAGGAGCGGCGAAGGCgagtgggggggggggaagcaCTGCACAGCCCGAAACCCGGCGGAGGCAGCGGCCGCcatgcaaacaaacaaacaagcaaacaaacaaacaagcaaacaagcaaGCGCACAAGCAGGCGGAGGCAGAGGCGCACCGGGAGCGGCGGGCCGGGGCTGAGCGCGGCCCCGGGGCCGGTGGTTGGTGCGGTGCCCGCGGAGGAGgcgcccggcggggccggcggcgcaGCCCGCGCGCGCGGGACGCGGTAACCAGATATTTCAAAAACAAAGACGTCAGCCCACACTGCCCCGCGCGCGCCCCCCCGGCATTACGTCATCCCACAAGGCCCCGCGCGCTCAAGAAGCTTCTGAAGGGGGGGGTGGCCATGGCGACCCGGGCCGGCTCCGCGCGCCGGGCCCTGGCCCCGCCTCCCCCGGGGACGGGGCGGCAGCAGCCAATGGGGAGCGCGCGGGGTGACATCATGCGCTATTTTTAGCGGGCTCGCGGCCGCTGATAAGTGAAGGGCTGCACGGCGGGAGCGGGCGCagagcgcggggcgggcgggagcGAACGAGCGCGACTGAGTGCGGCCGCCGGGACGGTGGAGCGGGAATAGCGCGGAGCCGGGCAGGGAAAGTACTTGTGGCGGCGGAGCGGCGTCCCGGCACCACCGGCACGCGGAGGAGGAGGGCGGCGAGGCGCCCCGCCAGGCCGGGCGGGCTCTCagcgcggcggcggcagcggcgatCCAGTAAGGCTCCGCGTTTCTCCTTCCTCGGCTCCGCGTTCCCCTTCCCCGGGAGGGTCGGGGTGCCCGCGGGGAGCTGAGCGGCGGCCGGGCAGCTTCCCCTCTCCGGACTGTGTTCTATGAGTGCAAAGATGGAGCCTACTTTCTACGAGGATGCGCTGAGCGCCGGCTTCGCGCCGCCGGAGAGCGGCGGGTACGGATACAATAACGCCAAGGTGCTGAAGCAGAACATGACGCTGAACCTGTCCGACCCCTCCAGCAACCTGAAGCCGCACCTGAGGAACAAGAACGCCGACATCCTCACCTCGCCCGACGTGGGGCTCCTCAAACTGGCCTCGCCCGAGCTGGAGCGGCTCATCATCCAGTCCAGCAACGGGCTGATCACCACCACGCCGACCCCGACGCAGTTCCTGTGCCCCAAGAATGTCACCGACGAGCAGGAGGGGTTCGCCGAGGGCTTCGTGAGAGCTTTGGCGGAGCTGCACAACCAGAACACGCTGCCCAGCGTCACCTCGGCCGCCCAGCCTGTCACCAGCGGGATGGCACCTGTGTCCTCCATGGCCGGCAGCACCAGCTTCAACACCAGTTTGCACAGCGAGCCCCCGGTGTACGCCAACCTCAGCAACTTCAACCCCAACGCGCTCAGCTCCGCGCCCAGCTACAACGCCAACAGTATGGGATACGCGCCCCAGCATCACATAAACCCCCAGATGCCCGTGCAGCATCCCCGGCTCCAGGCTCTGAAAGAGGAGCCGCAGACTGTACCTGAAATGCCGGGGGAAACTCCTCCCCTGTCCCCCATTGACATGGAGTCACAGGAGAGAATCAAAGCCGAGAGAAAGCGCATGAGGAACAGAATCGCGGCGTCCAAATGCCGGAAAAGGAAGTTGGAAAGGATTGCCCGGTTGGAAGAAAAAGTGAAAACTTTGAAAGCCCAGAACTCAGAGCTGGCATCCACTGCCAACATGCTCAGAGAACAGGTTGCACAGCTTAAGCAGAAGGTCATGAACCACGTCAACAGCGGGTGCCAGCTCATGCTCACACAGCAGTTGCAGACGTTTTGAAGAGACTCTTCAGCGAGAACTGTGTGTTGTGGTACaagtaaaagaggaaaaatccaaaGCGGCAGAGGCATAAAGCTAATGGCAAAGCTGCGAGGCTGAGTCCTGCCTGTGCTCCGCAAAGCGCATGTGTGGAAAGACTGGCAAAGCCTTCAGCTGGAGCCGGGAGTGCAGCGGCCAGCGCTGCTCCGGGAAGTGCTGTCCCTGCTCGGATGAGATGTCAGATCTTCGTTTAACATTGACCAAGACCTGCATGGACCTAACATTCGATGATCATTCAGTATTAAAGGTTAAACTGCAATAGAAACTGTAGATTGCTTTATGTAGTattccttaagaaaaaaaaaaagtgggaggGAGGTTTGTGGGAGGctgataaacaaaaaaaaagaactgttCTGCCTGCCTTCAAGTAAATTGTGTATGTAcatatctttttttattttattttatgaaagTTGATTAATGTCAATAAACTACTTCATGACTTTGTAAGTTATTTTTATGTTGTTTATTTGGGCACTGCCCAGTATTGTTTGTAAATAAGAGGCTTTTTTTTAGCACTCTGAGTTTACCATTTGTAATAAAgtataattttttaatgtttctgtttctggaaaaaaattctaGAAGGTTCTAttatatttaagaaaaataaaagaattaaaatgtatttttcccctcacactttttttttttttttttttggctagtACCTTAGTTGGGAAAATGCCCTTTGGGCTGCGCTCTGAAGGGTAGGGATTATGCTGAACTTACTCTGTAACTCCAGCCATGTCCTGGAGAAGGTgtgagcaggggagggagcagccagaTCGTCCTCACTGAACTCCTGCAACTTTTGGGGTTCTGCTGAGGTTGGGttccccagctgcagcctgCTTGCCTTGCTCCTGGGGCCCAGCTCAGACATCTGActtcaggcagggctgtgcaggggtGGGAAGGCAGGGAACGAAATTGTTCCATAACTGGAGCAACTGGCTACTTGATCTGACatgttttttattaaattaatgCCCTCAAGAAGATAAGGCAGGTGGTTGTATTAAGAAAATTATGCTGTAGgcttaaaatataaaaatatttatcccTGTGTTTTCTCAGGTAGGAGGTGATTCTTGTCTGTTAATATTTATGACAATGCTGTTGTCAACAGTAAAATAAGTTTATAACCCTTCCCCTGTCTCTAAATCCTTTCCCTTTTGGATATTACTCTGGGTTCTACACTTCTTGGCAATAGAAGGGCTGGGAAAACTGAACCTAGTGGGAAATGAAAATAGCAACTTGTTGAAAAACAGCAACTCCTGTTGCTTGTTCCTAGCAATTTGCTGAAAACAGCAACTTCTCAGGCACTTCCCAG
The genomic region above belongs to Zonotrichia albicollis isolate bZonAlb1 chromosome 8, bZonAlb1.hap1, whole genome shotgun sequence and contains:
- the JUN gene encoding transcription factor Jun; this translates as MSAKMEPTFYEDALSAGFAPPESGGYGYNNAKVLKQNMTLNLSDPSSNLKPHLRNKNADILTSPDVGLLKLASPELERLIIQSSNGLITTTPTPTQFLCPKNVTDEQEGFAEGFVRALAELHNQNTLPSVTSAAQPVTSGMAPVSSMAGSTSFNTSLHSEPPVYANLSNFNPNALSSAPSYNANSMGYAPQHHINPQMPVQHPRLQALKEEPQTVPEMPGETPPLSPIDMESQERIKAERKRMRNRIAASKCRKRKLERIARLEEKVKTLKAQNSELASTANMLREQVAQLKQKVMNHVNSGCQLMLTQQLQTF